CTTCGATAAACGGTTTCGGGAAGTTAATTGATGAGCAAATTTCAACATTTGCTCCCGACTTGCTTCTGTTGCCGGCAAAAGGTAAGGTATTTAACACCGACAACAGCAGTTTTGATAAAATAAAAAAGATTGACGGGATAAAATATTTTGCTGAAATAAATGAAGACAACATTCTTTTAAAACATAATGACAGACAACTAATTTGCAGAATTAAGGGTGTTCCGGAAGATTACGGAAAAGTTTTCGGAATTGACACAACTGTTTATTACGGTGTTTATAAAACACACGGCAATAAGCAAAACTTTGCTGTAATAGGAGCCGGTATTGCTTATGAAATGGGGATTTCTGTTGAATCCGGAGAAACTGTATCTTTATGGATTCCTAACAGAAAGAAAATACGGATACATAATCCGGAACAATCTTTTAATGTTGTTAATGTTTTACCTGCCGGGGTTATATCATTAGATGCTGAGTTTGATGCAAAATATTTAATAAGTTCTTCTCGGGTTGTAAGACAATTAACGAAAAGAGACAGTTCCGAGTATAGTTCAGTTGAAATTTTAGTTGATAATGAAAGCCTTATTCAAGAGATTAAACGCCGGATTGAAAATATACTCGGAGAAAAGGCTATTGTAAAAGACAAACAAGAACAGTTTGATGTTTACAGGGTTATGAAGTCTGAAAGGCTGGCGGCATTTATTATAATGTTGTTTATTGTTTTGATTGCTTCTTTCAGCATTATAGGATCGGTAACAATGCTTATTATTGAAAAAAAAGAAGATATTTTCACTTTACAAAGCATGGGAACAAAGCTAAAAAGTATTAAGAGGATATTTTTTACAGAAGGGATTTTAATAAGTTTTACGGGTGCATTTCTCGGAATTATTTTCGGGGGCTTAATAAGTTTGGGGCAAGAATATTTCGGGTTTGTAACTTTTCCGTCTGACGGCAACTATATTGTTGAAGCCTACCCTATTGATGTTAATACTGCAGACTTGTTATTAACTTTTATTTCGGTTATGTTTGTGGGGACATTAATTTCTTTATATCCGGCAATGAAACTTAAGTCACATATTAACGGAAAAAATTAAGCCTCAATTTTTGTAAATTCGAGGCTTAATTTTAATACTTTTATTCACTTATATGTTCAGCAAGAAACATATAAAACTGCAGTAAGCCTTTTTGATATTCCGGTAAGCCGGCATACCAAAGTTGTTGGTCTTGTCCTGTCAAATGACCTGACATGCTTTGGTTAAACTCAAAACGTTCCTCAATTGTTCTGAATGCTTTTAATACAAATTCGTTTGCAACTTCATTTTGTTTGTTATCATATAAAATTCTTAGTGCTTCTTGATAAACGGCACCTAAACGACCGACATCATCTTGCATCCCGTGTCTGTCTTCCAAATGTTTGTCTTCTAAAGAAGCATAGTAATTCAACTCATCCTGAAAATTATTTGTCGCAATTTTTATAATTTCAACTGCTTTTTGGTTTTTATTAATTTTGAAGTATAGTTCTGCAAAAAGTAAGTCATAATAATTATAAGGAGAAATTTCATTACTGAAAATCCCTACACATTTATCAAGAGCCTTTTCTGCTTTCTCAAACTTATTCTCAGCAATCAATTGTTCCGCTAATGATTTGAAGCTACTTTTAAAATTCATTACAAAGCGTCTGTTATTCTCATCTAAATATAGTTTCTCCGGGTGTGTGTCTAATCCGCCCCATTTAAATTTGTTCATAATGTTATCATAAAGAACATCGCTGTTTACACTTCCCTCAGAACCGAACGTTTTTGTTTTTACTTTTATCGGAACTATTTTATATGCTAAACCGTCCAGTTGAAAATAATCTTCAAGGTTTAAGTAATGACTGTTTCCTACCGTTGTTGCAAAGTAAATAGGTCGCTCCCAATTGTTTGTTGCAAGCATATCTAAAACCATCATTTGGTTTTTTGTAATATGTTGTTTTCTGATATCCCAATTTATTGCATCTAAAATTTTTGAAGAATCACTTTCTTCTACAATTCCGTTTTCAATAACTGTTTTTTTATTAACGGGGATATTAAACTTGGTAGTCGGCAAATAATTTACCATTTGTTGATTTTGCAGAGGAGCTTTATACCTATTATCTTCTTGTGCGATATGATTTATTACGGTTTGTAAAGGAATCGATAAGTTTGAATTTTTAAGTTTATTTAAAAATGTTTCAATTTTATTGAAAAATACAGTCAAATCATCTGTTTCAAGGTTTAAACTGTTCTTTTTCAAAAACTCTTCGTTATTTATTTTATTTGCAAACCCATATAGCTGAACAGGATCAATTGAGTTGTACCCTTTTGATAATGAGGCATATTCTTTCGGAAATATTATTCCGAAGTTTGAATTTGAAAGATAGCTAAAGAATTCATCATAAATAACTTGATATTGTTCTTCAAACATTTTTTTATTTGCTTGGTAACGCTCTTGTAAATACATACCGGGGTTATCCATTTTGTAAATTACATCTCTTTTTCCTCTGTCATATTGCTCTTTTGTAAGTGTGAATTTAATGGGGGGAGAGTTGTAGGCTTTTTTTGTCATTTGTCCTATATACCACTCTGTATTAAAATAACTTAAGTTAATAACACGAACATCAGTTCTGTAGCCTTCGACTTCTTGAACATACCATAGAGGAAAAGTGTCATTGTCTCCGTTTGTAAAAATAATTGCATTTTCGTCACAGGAATCAAGATAGTTTTTTGCATAATCTGTTGCCGTAAACCTGTTTGATCTGTCATGATCATCCCAGTTTTGTTGAGCCATTAAAACAGAAACACCTACACCAAAAACGGTTGCAATTATTGCCCCTGTTTTTGCGGGTATATATTTTTTCAGAAACTTGTAAATAAAAGCAACTCCAAATCCTACATACATAGCAAAAACATAAAATGATCCGGCATAAGCATAATCTCGTTCTCTCGGCTGGAACGGGGGTTGGTTTAAATAAAGAACAATTGCAATTCCCGTAAAGAAAAAGAACATCATAACAACCCAAAAATATTGAACTCCTTTTTTACCTTGACCGTACATAAAAATCATTCCTAAAATTCCGAGCAACAACGGTAAAAAGAAATATGTGTTTCTGGCTTTGTTGTTCTTCATAACTTCGGTAATGTTATCTTGATCGCCCAGCCTCATTTCATCAATGAATTTAATTCCGCTAATCCAATTACCGTCTTTAACGTTTCCGTGTCCTTGAATATCGTTTTGTTTTCCGGCAAAATTCCACATAAAGTAACGGAAGTACATAAAGTTAAGTTGGTAACTGAAGAAGTAACCTAAGTTTTCTCCGAAAGTCGGCAAACGTTTTTTTCTGTAATGGTCGTACTGAATTTCTCCGTAACGGTTTCTTATCGGCTCATTTGTTTCCGGGTTTACTTGTGCATAATAGAAATCTCCTTCTGTTTTGTTCAGCCAATTAATATACCCGCTGATATGATCAGGGCTTTCTTGGTCACTGTATAGTCTTGGAAAAAACGCTTTGTCTTCACTTTTGAAATTTCGTTTTATCTTTTGATCAACGATTTTATAAACATCATTACCGTCTTTATCGTTTTTCGGAAAATAAATATCTTTTACTTTCGGATAAGGATTGTTGTCATCTAATTCCGAGTTAAAGAATTGTCCGTACATTAAAGGTCGATCTCCGTATTGTTCACGATTTAGGTAGCCTAACAGTTCAAATACATTGTCCGGTTTGTTTTGATTCATGGGCGTATCTGCCTTTGAGCGAATTAATATCAGTGCAAAAGAAGAGTAACCGATTAATATTACGGCAAACATTGTAAATATTGTATTCCAAAGTATTTTTCCTTTTTTAAAAGTATA
This DNA window, taken from Bacteroidales bacterium, encodes the following:
- a CDS encoding ABC transporter permease, coding for MNFPFFIAKRYLFSKKNRNAINIISGISVLVVAVSTAALIIVLSSINGFGKLIDEQISTFAPDLLLLPAKGKVFNTDNSSFDKIKKIDGIKYFAEINEDNILLKHNDRQLICRIKGVPEDYGKVFGIDTTVYYGVYKTHGNKQNFAVIGAGIAYEMGISVESGETVSLWIPNRKKIRIHNPEQSFNVVNVLPAGVISLDAEFDAKYLISSSRVVRQLTKRDSSEYSSVEILVDNESLIQEIKRRIENILGEKAIVKDKQEQFDVYRVMKSERLAAFIIMLFIVLIASFSIIGSVTMLIIEKKEDIFTLQSMGTKLKSIKRIFFTEGILISFTGAFLGIIFGGLISLGQEYFGFVTFPSDGNYIVEAYPIDVNTADLLLTFISVMFVGTLISLYPAMKLKSHINGKN
- a CDS encoding DUF2723 domain-containing protein gives rise to the protein MKKYNFINNITGWSVFAIAAITYLLTIEPTASFWDCGEFITSAYKLEVGHPPGAPFFMILGRFFTLFAFGNVELVAKMVNILSALASAFTILFLYWSITHIAKRIIVKTKEFTQAQLITIIGSGIVGALVYTFSDSFWFSAVEGEVYATSSFFTAIVFWAILKWESEADQKYANRWLILIAYLMGLSIGIHLLNLLAIPAIVFIYYFKKYEVTKKGIIYAALLSLAMLLIIMYGIVQGLFVIGSKFELLFVNEFGLPFFSGLIFYFILLFGAVIFGIYYTFKKGKILWNTIFTMFAVILIGYSSFALILIRSKADTPMNQNKPDNVFELLGYLNREQYGDRPLMYGQFFNSELDDNNPYPKVKDIYFPKNDKDGNDVYKIVDQKIKRNFKSEDKAFFPRLYSDQESPDHISGYINWLNKTEGDFYYAQVNPETNEPIRNRYGEIQYDHYRKKRLPTFGENLGYFFSYQLNFMYFRYFMWNFAGKQNDIQGHGNVKDGNWISGIKFIDEMRLGDQDNITEVMKNNKARNTYFFLPLLLGILGMIFMYGQGKKGVQYFWVVMMFFFFTGIAIVLYLNQPPFQPRERDYAYAGSFYVFAMYVGFGVAFIYKFLKKYIPAKTGAIIATVFGVGVSVLMAQQNWDDHDRSNRFTATDYAKNYLDSCDENAIIFTNGDNDTFPLWYVQEVEGYRTDVRVINLSYFNTEWYIGQMTKKAYNSPPIKFTLTKEQYDRGKRDVIYKMDNPGMYLQERYQANKKMFEEQYQVIYDEFFSYLSNSNFGIIFPKEYASLSKGYNSIDPVQLYGFANKINNEEFLKKNSLNLETDDLTVFFNKIETFLNKLKNSNLSIPLQTVINHIAQEDNRYKAPLQNQQMVNYLPTTKFNIPVNKKTVIENGIVEESDSSKILDAINWDIRKQHITKNQMMVLDMLATNNWERPIYFATTVGNSHYLNLEDYFQLDGLAYKIVPIKVKTKTFGSEGSVNSDVLYDNIMNKFKWGGLDTHPEKLYLDENNRRFVMNFKSSFKSLAEQLIAENKFEKAEKALDKCVGIFSNEISPYNYYDLLFAELYFKINKNQKAVEIIKIATNNFQDELNYYASLEDKHLEDRHGMQDDVGRLGAVYQEALRILYDNKQNEVANEFVLKAFRTIEERFEFNQSMSGHLTGQDQQLWYAGLPEYQKGLLQFYMFLAEHISE